In the Thauera sedimentorum genome, one interval contains:
- a CDS encoding hemerythrin domain-containing protein: MMLEAFKWDRRYELGLEQVDAQHHRLVDMLNALVEVVTEQRHASDEEILDLLDGLEAYAREHFSDEEMLMADWGCDPRHVAAHTRQHQIFAEQIRVARGEYLAAGRPRDILELLASFVTTWLSFHILGSDRDMAGQIARIKAGQPAERRSLPEHDQEGGATRILVEAIGRLYELMAERNLALAAARDELAELNAHLEQRVAERTAELQKALAEVERTREQLLQSEKMSAIGQLAAGVAHEINNPVGFVSSNLGSLQQYVGKLTDLIDRYDARLAALNPPEAVREEIRQLKKQADLDFLRSDIGDLLAESMEGLDRVKKIVRDMKTFSHVDHAEWQEADLNEVLESTLTVVWHELKYKAEVVRQYGELPRVRCLPAQLSQVLMNILVNAAQAIERSPGRIVLATRPHAGGVELVIEDNGKGMSEDVARRIFEPFFTTKPVGKGTGLGMSISYEIVKRHGGEIRVDSRPGEGSRFTVRLPAEPPEAG, from the coding sequence ATGATGCTGGAAGCCTTCAAGTGGGATCGCCGCTACGAGCTCGGCCTGGAGCAGGTCGACGCCCAGCACCATCGCCTGGTGGACATGCTCAACGCGCTGGTGGAGGTGGTCACCGAGCAGCGCCACGCCAGCGATGAGGAGATCCTCGACCTGCTCGACGGGCTCGAAGCCTACGCGCGCGAGCACTTCTCCGACGAGGAAATGCTGATGGCCGACTGGGGCTGCGACCCGCGCCACGTCGCCGCCCACACCCGCCAGCACCAGATCTTTGCCGAGCAAATCCGCGTGGCGCGCGGCGAGTACCTGGCCGCCGGACGGCCGCGCGACATCCTGGAGCTGCTGGCGAGCTTCGTCACCACCTGGCTGTCCTTCCACATCCTCGGTTCCGACCGCGACATGGCCGGGCAGATCGCCCGCATCAAGGCCGGCCAGCCGGCCGAGCGGCGCAGCCTGCCGGAGCACGATCAGGAAGGCGGCGCGACCCGCATCCTGGTCGAAGCCATCGGGCGGCTGTACGAACTGATGGCCGAGCGCAACCTGGCGCTGGCCGCCGCGCGCGACGAGCTGGCCGAGCTCAACGCCCATCTGGAGCAGCGCGTGGCCGAGCGCACCGCCGAACTGCAGAAGGCGCTGGCCGAGGTCGAGCGCACCCGCGAGCAACTGCTGCAGTCCGAGAAGATGTCCGCCATCGGCCAGCTGGCCGCAGGCGTGGCGCACGAGATCAACAACCCGGTGGGCTTCGTCAGCTCCAACCTCGGCAGCCTGCAGCAGTACGTTGGCAAGCTCACCGACCTGATCGACCGCTACGACGCCCGGCTCGCCGCGCTGAACCCGCCCGAGGCGGTGCGCGAGGAGATCCGCCAGCTCAAGAAGCAGGCGGACCTGGACTTCCTGCGTAGCGACATCGGCGATCTGCTCGCCGAATCGATGGAAGGCCTGGACCGGGTGAAGAAGATCGTGCGCGACATGAAGACTTTCTCGCATGTGGACCACGCCGAATGGCAGGAGGCGGACCTCAACGAGGTGCTGGAGAGCACGCTCACCGTGGTCTGGCACGAGCTCAAGTACAAGGCCGAGGTGGTGCGCCAGTACGGCGAGCTGCCGCGGGTGCGCTGCCTGCCCGCGCAGCTGAGCCAGGTGCTGATGAACATCCTGGTCAATGCCGCGCAGGCCATCGAACGCAGCCCGGGACGCATCGTGCTGGCCACCCGTCCGCATGCCGGGGGCGTGGAGCTGGTGATCGAGGACAACGGCAAGGGGATGAGCGAGGACGTCGCCCGGCGCATCTTCGAACCCTTCTTCACCACCAAGCCGGTGGGCAAGGGCACCGGGCTGGGCATGTCGATCTCCTACGAGATCGTCAAGCGCCACGGCGGCGAGATCCGGGTGGACAGCCGGCCGGGCGAGGGGTCGCGCTTCACCGTGCGCCTGCCGGCCGAACCGCCGGAGGCGGGCTGA
- a CDS encoding EAL domain-containing protein yields the protein MRVLYVEDSRVDADLTRHALARQAPEIALDIAGTLSDARQRLADGTYDLVLTDLKLPDGTGLELLGSIRSAGLGVPVVLVTGQGDMATAVNALKAGAQDYLVKGDDYLDGMAPLLRDVLARSRRHAVRGRPLRVLYAEPNPADAELARHHLARHAPHLALTVVDSAEAVLAELSPRDDGPEGHDVLLLDYRLPGMNGLELLRLLRRQYEAALPIVLTTAQGSEAVAAQALHLGVDDFLPKHEGYLFALPATLEKVHRENELMREHDALRALAERHEQLLAASPTLTYRLRLEDGQRVPVWVSENIERMLGYRVEEVLPVEWWWTHLCADDRERVSATQQQLETSGSLDVTYRFRHKNGHLLWIRDQQRLLRDAQGRPSEIVGSWNDVTEETIATHVHAARMELRELMFDGRPLADILACCVRRIEDCCVGHRAAILLADALGQDIQPTVTGSLDDAYRACVRAQSTRLLAGLRDASPVAAFTAAVDGVTDADDCWQALTRAAGERGATHLPLTGSNGRVLGVLAVYGAPLSPQGTDVRNRRLAEFAQLAVLAAERSEQEQVRRQAFTALADTRDGIVITDLGPAIVSINSAWTEITGYTEDEVLGRNPSLLKSGMEAPERYQEMWQTLLQTGSWQGEIWNRRKSGETYPQLLSISTVRDAAGTPTHYVGVMTDMSRLRRSEEEKERLTHYDPLTHLPNRLLAMSRLQHAIEQAGRQHESIAVLYLDLDLFKHINDSLGPVAGDHVLACVGERLRSHLRHEETLARLGGDEFLIIVERLEIADDAARLARELLEALREPILLDGEQTVFTAGSIGISIYPDDASEAHALVQHADTALNEAKTLGRDQYCFYTQSLGDRVRQRLQLENHLRLALERGELSLHYQPQVDIRSGRINGIEALMRWRSPALGDVPPAEFIPVAEQSGLIFPMGRWALEEACRQNKRWQDEGLTQLCVAVNVSVRQFRDPNLLATVRNALDSSGLPPRCLEIELTESAFVDDAETAIRTSQQLHELGVKLSLDDFGTGYSSLAYLSRFPFDKIKIDQSFVQDITSNPTNAAIANATIALADSLHMSVLAEGVETESQLGFLRQRGCNSMQGYLFSRPLPADELATLLREARTLPAAPSAQDAPRTLLLLDDELNILRALQRLLRQDGYRILATTSAAEAFELLAQNTVQVIVSDQRMPEMNGTEFLSRVKELYPHTVRIVLSGYSEVETITQAVNRGAIYKFFTKPWDDMQLREELREAFRAAEKARG from the coding sequence ATGCGCGTTCTATACGTTGAAGACTCCCGCGTCGACGCGGACCTGACCCGACATGCCCTCGCGCGACAAGCGCCCGAGATCGCCCTCGACATAGCCGGCACCCTGAGCGACGCACGCCAGCGGCTGGCGGATGGCACCTACGACCTGGTGCTGACCGACCTGAAGCTGCCCGACGGCACCGGCCTGGAGCTGCTCGGCAGCATCCGCAGCGCCGGCCTGGGCGTGCCGGTGGTCCTGGTCACCGGACAAGGCGACATGGCCACCGCGGTCAACGCCCTGAAGGCCGGCGCGCAGGATTACCTGGTCAAGGGCGACGACTACCTCGACGGCATGGCCCCCCTGCTGCGCGACGTGCTGGCGCGCTCACGCCGCCATGCGGTGCGCGGCCGGCCCTTGCGCGTGCTCTACGCGGAACCCAATCCCGCCGACGCCGAACTCGCACGCCACCATCTGGCCAGGCATGCGCCACACCTGGCGCTCACCGTGGTCGACAGCGCCGAGGCGGTGCTGGCGGAGCTGTCTCCCCGGGACGACGGACCGGAAGGCCACGACGTACTCTTGCTCGACTACCGCCTGCCCGGCATGAACGGCCTGGAGTTGCTCCGCCTGCTGCGCCGGCAGTACGAGGCCGCGCTGCCCATCGTGCTCACCACCGCCCAGGGCAGCGAAGCGGTAGCCGCGCAGGCCCTGCATCTCGGCGTGGACGACTTCCTGCCCAAGCACGAAGGTTACCTGTTCGCCCTGCCCGCCACGCTGGAAAAGGTGCACCGCGAGAACGAGCTGATGCGCGAGCACGACGCCCTGCGGGCGCTGGCCGAGCGCCACGAACAGCTGCTGGCCGCCAGCCCCACCCTCACCTACCGCCTGCGCCTGGAAGACGGGCAGCGGGTGCCGGTGTGGGTGAGCGAGAACATCGAACGCATGCTCGGCTATCGCGTGGAAGAGGTCCTGCCGGTCGAATGGTGGTGGACGCACCTGTGCGCCGACGACCGCGAGCGGGTCTCGGCGACGCAGCAACAGCTGGAAACCAGCGGTAGTCTCGACGTCACCTATCGCTTCCGCCACAAGAACGGCCACCTGCTGTGGATACGCGACCAGCAGCGCCTGCTGCGCGATGCCCAGGGCCGCCCCAGCGAGATCGTCGGCAGCTGGAACGACGTCACCGAAGAGACCATCGCCACCCATGTGCATGCCGCGCGCATGGAACTTCGCGAACTGATGTTCGACGGTCGTCCGCTCGCCGACATCCTCGCCTGTTGCGTGCGGCGGATCGAGGACTGCTGCGTGGGCCACCGCGCCGCCATCCTGCTGGCCGATGCGCTCGGCCAGGACATCCAGCCGACCGTCACCGGCAGCCTGGACGACGCCTACCGCGCCTGCGTGCGGGCGCAGTCGACCCGACTGCTCGCCGGCCTGCGCGACGCATCGCCGGTCGCGGCCTTCACGGCGGCGGTCGACGGGGTCACGGACGCGGACGACTGCTGGCAGGCACTGACCCGCGCCGCCGGCGAGCGCGGCGCCACCCATCTGCCGCTCACCGGCAGCAACGGCCGGGTGCTGGGCGTGCTCGCCGTCTACGGCGCGCCGCTCTCGCCACAGGGCACGGACGTGCGCAACCGCCGGCTCGCCGAGTTCGCGCAGCTCGCGGTACTGGCCGCGGAGCGCTCCGAGCAGGAACAGGTCCGCCGCCAGGCCTTCACCGCGCTGGCCGACACGCGCGACGGCATCGTCATCACCGATCTCGGCCCGGCCATCGTGTCGATCAACAGCGCATGGACCGAGATCACCGGCTACACCGAGGACGAGGTGCTGGGCCGGAACCCCTCGCTGCTCAAGTCCGGCATGGAAGCGCCGGAGCGCTACCAGGAGATGTGGCAGACGCTGCTGCAGACCGGCTCGTGGCAGGGGGAGATCTGGAACCGGCGCAAGAGCGGCGAGACCTATCCGCAACTGCTCAGCATCAGCACGGTGCGCGATGCCGCCGGCACGCCCACCCACTATGTCGGCGTGATGACCGACATGAGCCGCCTGCGGCGCAGCGAGGAGGAGAAGGAACGCCTCACCCACTACGATCCGCTCACCCACCTGCCCAACCGCCTGCTCGCCATGTCGCGCCTGCAACATGCCATCGAGCAGGCCGGCCGCCAGCACGAGAGCATCGCGGTGCTCTACCTGGATCTCGACCTCTTCAAGCACATCAACGACAGCCTCGGGCCGGTGGCCGGCGACCACGTGCTGGCCTGCGTGGGCGAGCGCCTGCGCAGCCACCTACGCCATGAGGAAACGCTCGCCCGTCTGGGCGGCGACGAGTTCCTGATCATCGTCGAACGCCTGGAGATTGCCGACGACGCGGCCCGCCTGGCCCGCGAACTGCTCGAAGCCCTGCGCGAGCCCATCCTGCTGGACGGCGAGCAGACCGTGTTCACCGCCGGCAGCATCGGCATCAGCATCTACCCGGACGACGCCAGCGAAGCGCACGCCCTGGTCCAGCACGCCGACACCGCGCTCAACGAAGCCAAGACCCTGGGGCGCGACCAGTACTGCTTCTACACCCAGAGCCTGGGCGACCGCGTCCGCCAGCGCCTGCAGCTGGAAAACCATCTGCGCCTCGCGCTGGAACGCGGCGAACTGTCGCTGCACTACCAGCCGCAGGTGGACATCCGCAGCGGGCGGATCAACGGCATCGAGGCGCTGATGCGCTGGCGCAGCCCGGCGCTGGGCGACGTGCCGCCGGCCGAGTTCATTCCGGTGGCCGAACAGAGCGGGCTGATCTTCCCGATGGGGCGCTGGGCGCTGGAGGAAGCCTGCCGGCAGAACAAGCGCTGGCAGGACGAAGGCCTGACCCAGCTGTGCGTGGCGGTGAACGTGTCGGTGCGCCAGTTCCGCGACCCCAACCTGCTCGCCACGGTGCGCAACGCGCTGGACAGCAGCGGGCTGCCGCCGCGCTGCCTGGAGATCGAGCTCACCGAAAGCGCCTTCGTCGACGACGCGGAAACCGCCATCCGCACCAGTCAGCAACTGCACGAACTGGGCGTGAAGCTGTCGCTGGACGATTTCGGCACCGGCTACTCATCGCTCGCCTACCTGTCGCGCTTCCCCTTCGACAAGATCAAGATCGACCAGTCCTTCGTGCAGGACATCACCTCCAACCCGACCAACGCGGCGATCGCCAACGCCACCATCGCGCTGGCCGACAGCCTGCACATGTCGGTGCTCGCGGAAGGGGTGGAAACCGAAAGCCAGCTCGGCTTCCTGCGCCAGCGCGGCTGCAACTCGATGCAGGGCTACCTGTTCAGCCGTCCGCTGCCGGCCGACGAACTGGCCACCCTGCTGCGCGAGGCCCGCACCCTGCCCGCGGCGCCGTCGGCGCAGGACGCGCCCCGCACCCTACTGCTGCTCGACGACGAACTCAACATCCTGCGCGCCCTGCAGCGCCTGCTGCGCCAGGACGGCTATCGCATCCTGGCCACCACCAGCGCGGCCGAAGCCTTCGAGCTGCTGGCGCAGAACACCGTGCAGGTCATCGTCTCCGATCAGCGCATGCCGGAGATGAACGGCACCGAGTTCCTGTCGCGGGTCAAGGAGCTGTATCCGCACACCGTCCGCATCGTGCTGTCCGGCTACTCGGAGGTGGAGACCATCACCCAGGCGGTCAACCGCGGCGCGATCTACAAGTTCTTCACCAAGCCCTGGGACGACATGCAGCTGCGCGAGGAACTGCGCGAAGCCTTCCGGGCGGCGGAGAAGGCGCGCGGCTGA